GCGTACGGGAAATGCGCCGGCTGGAACGTCTGATCGCTGAGGACGTGCCCGACGCCGAACCACCGCCCGGCATGATGGAACGCATGGAACAGCGCCTGGTGGCCGCAGCCCTGAAGGACTGGAAGCCACCCGCCGCCCAGACGCAGGGCACCAAATCAGCCGTTTTTTTTGGCCCGCCCGGGATCAAGCCAGGCCAGCCGCCATCGTCCGCCGCCGCTAACAGCGACACGGAGCAGGCCACCCCGGCCAATGAAGGCCGGCGCCACATTCCAGAACCCCAACGCGACTGATTCCGGCGCCGCCCGGCACCCCACCCCGGCCCTCTCGCCACTGACCGGGTGGTGCGCCACACATATGGGCGCGCTCTGGAATCAGCCGCATCCGCGGCCGCCTGGATTGTTATGGGATCCCAATTTGGGAGGTTAATCGGTTCAAGCCCGCGCCTTTGCGCTGGGCCGGTCGCGCACCGTTTTACGGCGTCGCACACATTTCCACGCACACCCTCGCATATCCTGTCGCCGTTTCCTGACATTTTTTTAATGCTCGGTTTACGGTGCGACAAAAAGGGTAATGCGCCTCCCCGGCCAACGGCATTGTCGCCCTGTTGACGCCGGGGGGATGGGGACGGCACCTTCGCGTCAATCTTTTAACCACCATCAAAAGAAGAAGCCCATGCCACGTTCCCCCGCCGTGCCGTCCCGGAGCCACACCATGCGCAAGCGCGCCGGCGCCAAGGCCATCCTGGCCGCCACCGCCCTTTGCGCCCTGGCGGCAATCCTTCCGGTCGGCGCCCAGGCGGACACGGTGCTGGTGACGGCCGACCATCTGGTCGACGTGCTGGCGGGCAAGACGGTGGACAAGCCGGCGGTGCTGATCGTCGACGGCCGCATCACGGCAGTGGGCACACAAGGCGCCGTGACGGCGCCGGCCGACGCCCGCACGGTGGCCCTGCCCGGCCTGACCCTGCTGCCCGGCCTGATCGACATGCACACCCACCTGACTTTCCAGCCCACCTGGAACGGTTATGAATCCCTGGGCGTCAGCACGGCGGACAAGGCCATCGCCGGCGTGGCCAACGCCCGCCTGACCCTGCTGGCCGGCTTCACCGCCGTGCGCAACGTGGGCGCCGACGCCTTCACCGACGTGGCCCTGCGCAACGCCATCGACAGCGGCCTGGTGCCAGGCCCGCGCATGAAGGTGTCCGGCCCGCTGCTGGGCGCCACCGGCGGCCATTGCGATGAGAACCTGCTGCCGGCCGACTATGGCCGCGTGGGCGAGGGTGTGGCCGACGGCCCCTGGGCCATGGTGCAGAAGGTGCGCTGGGTGAAGAAGTTCGGCGCCGACCTGGTGAAGGTCTGCGCCACCGGCGGCGTGCTGTCCAAGGGCGACAGCCCCGGCGCCCAGCAGCTGACGCAGGAGGAACTGGACGCCATCGCCAAGGAGGCCCACGCCCTGGGCATGAAGGTGGCCGCCCACGCCCACGGCACCGACGGCATCAAGGCGTCCATCCGCGCCGGCATCGACACCATCGAGCACGCCAGCCTGATCGACGACGAAGGCATCGAGATGGCCAAGAAGCACGGCACCTGGCTGGGCATGGACATCTACGACGACGACTACATCCTGTCGGAAGGGGCCAAGGCCGGCATGCTGCCGGAAAGCCTGGAGAAGGAACGCAAGATCGGCCGCGTGCAGCGCGAGAACTTCGCCAAGGCCTACAAGGCCGGCGTGAAGATGATCTTCAGCACCGACGCCGGCGTCTACCCGCACGGCGACAATGGCAAGCAGTTCGCCAAGATGGTGCAGTGGGGCATGCCGGCGATGGAGGCCATCCGCGCCGCCACCCGCAATGCCGCCGAAGCCATGGGCACGGACAAGGACATCGGCGCCGTCGCCGTTGGCCGCTATGGCGACCTGGTGGCGGTCAAGGGTGACCCCCTGGCCGATGTGACCCTGCTGGAACACATCCCCGTCGTCATCAAGGGCGGCGAAGTGGTGAAGGACCAACGCTGAGTTTTTTCCTTGCCCTCAGGTGGCGGGCGGCCACATCCGTGGCCTTGCCTCACGGACCTGACCGGTCCGGGCCGGCAGCCGCCGGCCTTGACTGAACGCCACACCAATCAGCCGATTCAAGCCGGCACTGGAACCGGGCGGGGGATGGAGGTAGCTTCACCCGACATTCCCGCCCGGATCCCCTCGGGCGTCCTTGACCGGAGCCCGCAGCCCATGCTGAACCCCCGCCCGCTGACCGACACGCTGAGCGTCTCCCCGCAGATTGAGGAGGCGGACATCGCCCAGGCCAAGGCCCTGGGCTTCCGCACCATCATCAACAACCGCCCCGACGGGGAAGAGCCGGGCCAGCTGACCCACACCCGTGCCGCCGAACTGGCCAAGGAAGCGGGCCTGGAATATCTGTACCTGCCGGTCAATAACATGAACCTGGGGCCGCAGACCGCCGCCGCCTTCGCCGAGGCGCTGGACGCCCTGCCCGGCCCGGTCCTGGCCCACTGCCGCTCCGGCACCCGTTGCACCATCCTGTGGTCGCTGGGTGCGGCGTCCAAGGGCACCCCGGTGGGTGAGATCATCGAGGCCGCCGGCCGCCAGGGTTATGACCTGTCGCCTTACGCCCATGCCCTGGACGGCCTGGCACGCGGCCAGGGCTGAACCGATTCCCCTTCAACATTCACATCGCAGAATGCCCATGACCCGTACCCGCTTGGCGCTGGCCGCCCTTCTGGCCGCCCTGCCGCTGATGACCGCCACCGTGGCGCCTGCGATGGCCGAAGGTGCCGCCTGCACCCGCCCCGACCGCCCCAAGCTGCCCCCCGGCAAGAAGACCACGGGGCCGGACATGGAGACGGCGCAAAAGAAGGTGGCCGACTACACCGCCAAGCAGACCGCCTACCTGAAGTGCCTGGACAAGGCCAAGAGCGACGCCATGACCGAGCACAAGGCGTTGATCGAGGAATGGAACGGCGTCATCGACGCCTACAAGAAGAACCCGGGCTGAGGTTCCCACAGCACCCCGATCCCGCCATGCCCCCTTGGTGGCGCGCCCGCCGCGCCCTGACCGTGTCCACGTTGGCCCTGATCAGCGTCTCGGCGTTCGCCGCCGGCGTGGCCCGTGCCGGCGCCGACTGCGCCGCCCTGCCCAAGCGGACGGAGCGGATGATCTGCGCCAACCCGGCACTGGCGGCCGAGGATGCGGAGATCGCCCGGCTGTACCGGCTGGCCCTGGCCAAGGCGGGCCGGCGGGGCCCCATCGTCGCGGCCGAACAGGCG
The DNA window shown above is from Azospirillaceae bacterium and carries:
- a CDS encoding amidohydrolase family protein, which translates into the protein MPRSPAVPSRSHTMRKRAGAKAILAATALCALAAILPVGAQADTVLVTADHLVDVLAGKTVDKPAVLIVDGRITAVGTQGAVTAPADARTVALPGLTLLPGLIDMHTHLTFQPTWNGYESLGVSTADKAIAGVANARLTLLAGFTAVRNVGADAFTDVALRNAIDSGLVPGPRMKVSGPLLGATGGHCDENLLPADYGRVGEGVADGPWAMVQKVRWVKKFGADLVKVCATGGVLSKGDSPGAQQLTQEELDAIAKEAHALGMKVAAHAHGTDGIKASIRAGIDTIEHASLIDDEGIEMAKKHGTWLGMDIYDDDYILSEGAKAGMLPESLEKERKIGRVQRENFAKAYKAGVKMIFSTDAGVYPHGDNGKQFAKMVQWGMPAMEAIRAATRNAAEAMGTDKDIGAVAVGRYGDLVAVKGDPLADVTLLEHIPVVIKGGEVVKDQR
- a CDS encoding TIGR01244 family sulfur transferase, with protein sequence MLNPRPLTDTLSVSPQIEEADIAQAKALGFRTIINNRPDGEEPGQLTHTRAAELAKEAGLEYLYLPVNNMNLGPQTAAAFAEALDALPGPVLAHCRSGTRCTILWSLGAASKGTPVGEIIEAAGRQGYDLSPYAHALDGLARGQG